The Pantoea vagans genome contains the following window.
ACAAATACGTAGCCCTGCAGTTCCTGCGCAACTCTGAAATCGCCGCCAAGGGCGTGTTGCCAACCTGCCAGGATACCGGTACCGCCATTATCATGGGCAAGAAAGGCCAGCGCGTCTGGACCGGCGGTGGCGATGAAGCCGCACTTTCTCGTGGCGTCTACGACACCTTTATTGAAGATAACCTGCGCTATTCTCAGAATGCCGCGCTGGATATGTACAAAGAGGTCAACACCGGCACCAACCTGCCGGCACAGATCGATCTGTACAGCGTGGATGGCGATGAGTACAAGTTCCTGTGTATTGCCAAAGGTGGCGGTTCAGCCAACAAAACCTATCTGTATCAGGAAACCAAAGCGCTGATTACCCCAGCCAAGCTGAAAAATTACTTGGTCGACAAAATGATGTCGCTGGGTACTGCCGCTTGCCCGCCATACCATATCGCATTTGTTATCGGCGGCACCTCCGCTGAGAGCACCCTGAAGACCGTGAAACTGGCCTCCACCCACTACTACGATTCGCTGCCGACCGAAGGCAACGAGCACGGTCAGGCATTCCGTGATGTGGCGCTGGAAGAAGAACTGTTGAAGGCATCGCAAGAGCTGGGCTTAGGCGCGCAGTTCGGTGGTAAATACTTCGCACATGACATCCGTGTGGTGCGTCTGCCGCGTCACGGCGCCTCCTGCCCGGTGGGTATGGGCGTGTCTTGTTCCGCAGACCGTAACATCAAAGCCAAGATTAACCGCGAAGGTATCTGGATTGAGAAGTTGGAAGACAATCCAGGCCGCTACATCCCGGAAGAACTGCGTCAGCAGGGCGAAGGGGAAGTCGTGCATGTCGATCTGAATCAACCGATGAGCGAGATCCTCGCCCTGCTGTCAGCCTATCCGGTTTCTACGCGTCTTTCGCTGAATGGCACCATCATCGTGGCGCGAGATATTGCCCACGCCAAGCTGAAAGAGCGCATTGATAACGGCGAAGGTCTGCCGCAGTACATCAAAGACCATCCGGTGTATTACGCAGGCCCGGCGAAAACGCCAGAGGGTTATGCCTCCGGTTCACTTGGCCCAACTACGGCGGGTCGTATGGACTCCTACGTTGACCTGTTGCAGGAACACGGCGGCAGCATGGTGATGCTGGCGAAAGGTAACCGTAGCAAACAGGTGACGGATGCCTGCCATAAACACGGCGGCTTCTACCTTGGCAGTATCGGTGGTCCAGCGGCAGTGCTGGCGCAGCAGAGTATTAAGAGCCTGGAGTGCGTGGAGTACGCTGAGCTGGGTATGGAAGCGATCTGGAAAATTGAAGTGGAGAACTTCCCGGCGTTCATCCTGGTGGATGACAAAGGCAACGACTTCTTCCAGCAGATCCACAACAACTGTGCAGCCTGTGTGAAATAAGCGCTTAAGCTGAGCTGAAAACAAAAAATCCGCGGCTAATGGCTGCGGATTTTTTTATGGGTGGGGTATTGCCGTTTGCTTACATCTCACCGATTTGCACGTCTAACAGCAGGTCGGCATCATCATCGTTTTGACCAATCACGTAGATCGCCTGACGACCGGGTAGATTTACCGTGATGATATGTTGGTCATCCGCATCCAACACATCGTCGTGCTGCTGCTGAAATTTATGCTGTGTGTTCATCTCTTCTCCTTAAAATGGCGCACTGTTTTAGTTTCCTTGCTCTCTAATATCGTCAAGACACGGCTTAAATGTAGCGGAATTGTCTGTATTCGTGATGCAGGCACTGTGGCACGGCAAAATGACAGTCAGATTAAAGAAGTGACGCACATTTTTTACTGTGAAGGGCAGCGGTATCACCCGCTGCCCTGTTACTTAGAAGAAGCCCAACGGTTGGGTGCTGTAACTCACCAGCAGGTTTTTGGTTTGCTGGTAATGATCGAGCATCATTTTGTGGGTTTCACGGCCAATACCGGATTTCTTGTAGCCACCAAACGCCGCATGCGCCGGATAGAGGTGGTAACAGTTGGTCCAGACACGCCCCGCTTTGATCGCGCGACCCATGCGGTAAGCACGGTTGATGTCACGCGTCCAGACGCCTGCGCCCAAACCGTAAATGGAGTCGTTGGCGATAGCGATCGCTTCTGCCTCATCCTTGAAGGTCAGTACGCCGACCACGGGTCCAAAGATCTCCTCCTGGAAGACGCGCATGCTGTTGTCGCCTTTCAGCAGCGTAGGTTGGATATAGTAACCGCTGTCGAAGGCTTCACCGATTTTCTCCACGCCACCGCCGTGCAGCACTTGCGCACCCTCTTTCTGCGCAATCTCAAGATAGGAGAGAATTTTATCGAACTGCTGCTGTGACGCCTGAGCACCAATCATGGTCTCGGTGTCCAGTGGGTCGCCGCGTTTAATGGTTTTGATGCGTTTCATCACCGCCGCCATAAAGGGTTCAAAGATAGACTCTTGGACCAGCGCACGTGAAGGGCAGGTACAGACTTCACCCTGGTTGAGGAAGCCCAGCACCACACCCTCCGCCGCCTTCTCGATAAAGCTCTCTTCGGCCTGCATGATGTCTTCGAAGAAGATATTCGGTGATTTGCCGCCCAACTCCACGGTGGACGGAATCAGACTTTTGGCGGCCAGTTCGAGAATGTGCCCCCGGTGGCGGTGGAACCTGTAAAGGCGATTTTGGCAATGCCCGGATGCGACGCCAGCGCTTCACCGG
Protein-coding sequences here:
- the fumA gene encoding class I fumarate hydratase FumA, whose product is MSNKPFYYQNPFPLAKDDTEYYLLSRDYVSVAEFDGEEILKVDPKALTLLAKQAFHDASFMLRASHQAQVASILADDEASKNDKYVALQFLRNSEIAAKGVLPTCQDTGTAIIMGKKGQRVWTGGGDEAALSRGVYDTFIEDNLRYSQNAALDMYKEVNTGTNLPAQIDLYSVDGDEYKFLCIAKGGGSANKTYLYQETKALITPAKLKNYLVDKMMSLGTAACPPYHIAFVIGGTSAESTLKTVKLASTHYYDSLPTEGNEHGQAFRDVALEEELLKASQELGLGAQFGGKYFAHDIRVVRLPRHGASCPVGMGVSCSADRNIKAKINREGIWIEKLEDNPGRYIPEELRQQGEGEVVHVDLNQPMSEILALLSAYPVSTRLSLNGTIIVARDIAHAKLKERIDNGEGLPQYIKDHPVYYAGPAKTPEGYASGSLGPTTAGRMDSYVDLLQEHGGSMVMLAKGNRSKQVTDACHKHGGFYLGSIGGPAAVLAQQSIKSLECVEYAELGMEAIWKIEVENFPAFILVDDKGNDFFQQIHNNCAACVK